CCAAGATATCCAATTGCACACACCCGGTCGAAATCGATGTTGAGAGGATCGGTACTCTCAGTAACGTCGTCGAAGAACCGCAGTAGGCGGACGGCCCCGCTACAGAAGTGATCTGTAAGGTACTCACTCGGATAGATTGCGATTTAACCGCAAATTCGAGTTCCATTGCTAAATATCGATCACTTCGGTGGTGACCCGACACCGGCGTACGTGACGGTCATGCGACCCAATTTCTGAATCCGCTCTTCTAATCCCGGATCGACGATACGCCTCTCGTCAAACGCGTTCGACGCGTTACGAATACCGATTTCGTGAGGGAGCGTCCATCCATGAACCGATCGAACACCGGTACGCAAATGCTCCAACGTCGGTCCGTACGATCCACCGCCGGCAGTTACCACTAGCCCAACGGTTTTACCGGCGAACTCCTCTTTTCCGAGGTAATCGAGCGCGTTCTTCAATGTCGACGAAATCATCCCATGATAAACGGGCGTTCCCAGTACGATCGAATCCGCCGCTCGGGCGGTTCGACTCAATTCGGATGCGTCGCCGCGGGTTCTGTCGTCGGGATCGAAAAGCGGGAGATCCCAGTCTCTGAGGTCGAGACAATTTGTGTCGGCACCAGAATCGGTGGCGGCGTCCAACACGTGGGAGATTGCCGTTCGGGTAGTACTCTGATCACGAAGGCTCCCGCAAATCCCGATAACGAGCGGTGTATCGGTCATTGCGTACCGTATCGCCTTCGAGAACAAATACCTACCTAATGCAT
This DNA window, taken from Natronomonas salsuginis, encodes the following:
- a CDS encoding NADPH-dependent FMN reductase; this translates as MTDTPLVIGICGSLRDQSTTRTAISHVLDAATDSGADTNCLDLRDWDLPLFDPDDRTRGDASELSRTARAADSIVLGTPVYHGMISSTLKNALDYLGKEEFAGKTVGLVVTAGGGSYGPTLEHLRTGVRSVHGWTLPHEIGIRNASNAFDERRIVDPGLEERIQKLGRMTVTYAGVGSPPK